One Microlunatus soli genomic window carries:
- a CDS encoding MFS transporter has translation MSTAVAERSPSPDPTPSNGHQAGEELSHKEILEVMTGLLAALFTALISSTIVSTALPTIMSDLHGTQRQYTWVITASLLAMTISTPIMGKLSDLFNKKLLIQFSIVLFVAGSVFAGFSTEIWQMMVGRAAQGIAMGGLTALTQSIMGTIIAPRQRGRYSGYMGAVMAVATVSGPLLGGVITDNLDWRWCFFVCVPLAVIALILLQVTLHLPALTKRKVKIDYFGALFLAIAAAAPMLWVTFAGKDYDWISWQSGVFLLAFLAAAGIAVAIELNHSEPIVPIKVLRNSTTALMIIAGMAVGVAMFGSGTFLTQYFQLAGGHSPTKAGLMTIPMILAQLLSSVIGGQLVSRTGRWKPIMVIGTVLVMGGMGTLGLTLDSDTPYWQVAIWMAVAGIGIGALVQNIVLAVQNTVDVKDIGASSATISFFRSLGGAVGVSVLGAVLADNVETKTLDGIRSLPAALQGVAAKLLGGSGGGDLDLSALPDPIENVVRHAYGDTFGTLFLIAGIIAIAAFIAVLLVREVPLRTTVSMQSPADSGDAAAVDPQAATAPAAVAAAEQAVDLVSRPTPATTNGSASGEPVVNAASLTTNGRSPDQTNGAQSADAFDDALLDDPAGRRSVAALDVLTAAQERVRQYDAGFRDSLNQVAVRLDTVSHEVDAAMGGFHRELQAIREDLMQAKPGSAEPQPDGAGGSELRQYEYNLLLDSQQTAERVTASARGDADRIISDAEKQRADLERRIEQLREVERELSARVSGQLAATDERSTDG, from the coding sequence ATGAGCACCGCTGTCGCGGAACGCAGTCCTTCCCCCGATCCCACGCCCTCAAACGGGCACCAGGCGGGCGAAGAACTGTCGCACAAGGAGATCCTGGAGGTGATGACCGGCCTACTGGCCGCGTTGTTCACCGCTCTGATCTCGTCCACCATCGTGTCGACAGCGCTGCCGACGATCATGAGCGACCTGCACGGCACGCAGCGTCAATACACCTGGGTGATCACCGCATCGCTGTTGGCGATGACCATCTCCACCCCGATCATGGGCAAGCTGTCGGACCTGTTCAACAAGAAGTTGTTGATCCAGTTCTCCATCGTGCTGTTCGTCGCCGGCTCGGTCTTCGCCGGGTTCTCCACCGAGATCTGGCAGATGATGGTCGGTCGCGCGGCCCAGGGCATCGCCATGGGCGGGCTGACCGCTCTCACCCAGTCGATCATGGGCACGATCATCGCGCCGCGGCAACGGGGTCGCTACAGCGGCTACATGGGTGCGGTGATGGCCGTCGCCACTGTCTCCGGCCCGCTGCTCGGTGGCGTGATCACCGACAATCTCGACTGGCGCTGGTGCTTCTTCGTCTGTGTCCCGCTGGCCGTGATCGCGTTGATCCTGCTGCAGGTCACCCTGCACCTGCCGGCGTTGACCAAGCGCAAGGTCAAGATCGACTACTTCGGCGCACTGTTCCTGGCGATCGCCGCTGCCGCGCCGATGCTCTGGGTCACCTTCGCCGGCAAGGACTACGACTGGATCTCCTGGCAGTCCGGTGTCTTCCTGCTCGCCTTCCTTGCCGCGGCAGGGATCGCGGTGGCGATCGAGCTCAACCACTCCGAGCCGATCGTGCCGATCAAGGTGCTGCGCAACAGCACCACCGCGTTGATGATCATCGCCGGGATGGCGGTCGGTGTCGCGATGTTCGGCAGCGGCACCTTCCTGACCCAGTACTTCCAGCTGGCCGGTGGACACTCCCCGACCAAGGCCGGCCTGATGACGATCCCGATGATCTTGGCCCAGCTGCTCAGCTCGGTGATCGGTGGACAGCTGGTCAGCCGGACCGGACGGTGGAAGCCGATCATGGTGATCGGCACCGTCCTGGTGATGGGCGGCATGGGCACCCTCGGCCTGACCCTGGACAGTGACACGCCCTACTGGCAGGTCGCCATCTGGATGGCCGTCGCCGGTATCGGCATCGGCGCGCTGGTACAGAACATCGTGCTCGCCGTTCAGAACACCGTCGACGTCAAGGACATCGGTGCCTCCTCGGCGACGATCTCGTTCTTCCGCTCCCTCGGCGGCGCGGTCGGTGTCTCGGTGCTGGGTGCGGTGCTGGCCGACAATGTCGAGACCAAGACACTGGACGGGATCCGCTCCCTGCCGGCGGCGCTGCAGGGCGTGGCGGCCAAGCTGCTCGGTGGCAGCGGCGGCGGCGATCTCGACCTGTCCGCCCTGCCCGATCCGATCGAGAACGTGGTCCGGCACGCCTACGGCGACACCTTCGGGACACTGTTCCTGATCGCCGGCATCATCGCGATCGCGGCGTTCATCGCGGTGCTGCTGGTCCGCGAGGTCCCGCTGCGGACCACCGTGTCGATGCAGTCGCCCGCTGACTCCGGTGATGCGGCCGCTGTCGATCCGCAGGCCGCGACCGCCCCGGCGGCGGTCGCCGCCGCCGAACAGGCCGTCGATCTGGTCAGCAGGCCGACCCCGGCCACGACCAACGGGTCGGCATCCGGTGAGCCGGTTGTCAACGCCGCGAGCCTGACAACCAACGGCCGGTCGCCGGACCAGACCAACGGGGCCCAGTCCGCGGACGCCTTCGACGATGCGCTGCTGGACGATCCGGCTGGCCGCCGTTCGGTGGCCGCACTGGACGTCCTCACCGCGGCCCAGGAACGGGTCCGGCAGTACGACGCCGGCTTCCGCGACAGCCTCAATCAGGTCGCGGTCCGGTTGGACACGGTGTCGCATGAGGTGGATGCCGCGATGGGTGGCTTCCACCGTGAGCTGCAGGCGATCCGGGAGGACCTGATGCAGGCCAAGCCGGGGTCGGCCGAGCCGCAACCCGACGGTGCCGGTGGCAGTGAACTTCGACAGTACGAGTACAACCTGCTGTTGGACAGCCAGCAGACCGCCGAACGGGTGACGGCGAGTGCCCGCGGAGATGCCGATCGGATCATCTCCGATGCCGAGAAGCAGCGGGCCGATCTGGAGCGGCGGATCGAGCAGCTCCGGGAGGTCGAACGCGAGCTGTCGGCTCGGGTCAGCGGCCAACTGGCGGCCACCGACGAACGCAGCACCGACGGCTGA